The DNA region GCTGGCGGGCTTCCACGCCATCGACTTCTCCAAACGGGGCTTCGAGAGCTCGGTGGATCCCGAGTACTTCAAGGACATCGACAACTCCGACTGTACCCAGTGCGGACTCTGCGTGCAGCTCTGCCCGGTGGGGGCCCTCACCGAGAAGCGCGCCGAGCGCTGGCCCCACAGCGAAACCCCCGACATCGTCACCACCCACTGCTCCAGCTGCCCGGTAGGGTGTCAACTGGAGCTCAATCTGGACAGCTCCCACGAACGGGTGGTCCGGATCACCACCGATCTGGACGACCCCACCTCGGTCAGTGCGGGCAACAGCTGCGCCCTGGGGCGGTTCGACTACCAGGAAGACCGGGAATCACGCCTCACGGCACCACGCATCAACGGAAGAGAAACCAGCTGGAAGGAAACCCTTGACAGCCTGGCGGAAACCCTCAAAGAGAGCCCGGACTCCGACAAAACGGGGATACTGGTGCACCCATCGCTGACCAACGAGGTGCTCGCCGGCATCGGAAGGCTGACCGACGAGGTGCTCCCGGGGGCATCCTGTGCCGTCTACGGGACCGACGAGGCGGCTCCGCTGCGGAAGGCCATGGAAGAACGCTGGGGCACGCCCCTGGGCAGAACCATGTACGACGACATCACTTCCGCCGAGGTGGTGCTGCTCTTCGGCACCCGCACCGATGTACGCCAGCCGGTGCTGAGCTCCTGGCTCCGGAAGGCCATGCGCCACAGCCACACCAAGGTGATCTACGTGGGCAGCGACCCGGGAATGCTGAACCGCGGGAACACACTCTTCCTCAATCCGCTGGAAGGAAGCTACGAGACCTTCCTCAAGGGGCTCCACGCCGCTGTGCTCTCGGAGGCCGACCTGCCTCTACCCGGTGCACTGGCGGACTATACGCCGGGAAAGACATCCACCACCACCGGTCTGGATTCAGGCGAACTGATCGGCGCTGCAGAGCTGCTCGTGGGAGCCGGGAAGGTCGTGACCCTGGTCAGCGAGGAGTGGGCCGCACTCCGGAAGGGTTCGGAGGACATTGTCCACATGCTGGACGCCATCAAGCAGAAACATCTGATGCCGCTCTATGTCACCTCCAACGCCCTGGGCGCCGTGGAACGGAATATCGCCAACGACAGTGTGGCCTCCCTCCTGGAAGGAATCAAGAAGGGCTCTGTCACCAGGCTGCTCGCCTTCGGGATGGACCCGCTCCAGGCCGGCGTCACCGTTGAAGAGCTGCGGGGGCTTGACACCTATGCCCTTGCCTACCACAGGGAGACGGAATCCGCCGACACCGCCGACTACATCCTGCCCATCGCCCACTGGATGGAACGGGACGGCAGCATCACCACGCTCTCCGGCGAACATGTGCCGCAACGGCGTGCGCTGGCCACACCGGGCGAGGCCGTAGGACTCTGCTGGATCATGTCGGCTCTTGCCCGACGACTGGGGCTGGAGCTTCCGGCGGCAACGCCGATCTGCACCCACTAATACCCGACACGCGCTACCGGCAGCGCACACCGCAATCCCATAACGCAGCAGGAAGGTGGCGGGGACCCCGCCACCTTCCTGTATTCACCGACACAATGTCTCTGCCTGTCAGCCCTTGCGGATTATCCCTCTTCCTTCTCGGCCTGCCGCGCCTCGATCACCTTCCTGGTGATCTCCTCGGGGACCTCTTCGTAGTGGGAGTACTCCATGGTGAAGTTCCCCCGGCCGGAGGTCATGGAACGGAGAATGATGGCGTAGCGGAAGAGCTCGGCCAGTGGGGCCTGTGCCTTGACCACCTGCAGGCTCCCCCGGGCGTCGATGCCCATGATACGCCCTCTGCGGCTGTTGAGATCCCCCATGACATCGCCGAGGTAATCCTCGGGGACAAGCACCTCGATGTTCATGATCGGCTCCAGCAGCACCGGCGAGGTGCTCTTCATGGCTTCCTTGTAGGCCATGGAGGCAGCGATCTTAAAGGCCATCTCCGAGGAATCCACGTCGTGGTAGGAACCGTAGAAGAGCGTTGCCTGGATGTCCACCACCGGATAGCCCGCAAGGAGACCTTCCGTAAAGGCTTCCCTGAGCCCCTTTTCGACAGCAGGAATATAGGTCTTGGGAACCACCCCGCCGACAATCTTGTCGACAAACTCGAACCCTTCGCCCCGCTCTTTGGGGGCGAATTCGATATGAACGTCGCCGTACTGCCCCCGGCCGCCGCTCTGCTTCTTGTATCGGCCCTGGGCCTTGGCTGTTTTCCGAATGGTCTCCCGGTAGGGAACCCGCGGCGTGCGGGTGTCGAGATCCACCCCGTAGCGTTCTTTGATATGGGCAAGCATCACGTCCAGGTGCTGGTCGCCCATGCCGGAGAGAACGTTGTCCCTGGTTTCGGGGTTCTTCTCGTAGGAGAGGGTGGGATCCTCCTCGATGAGTCGGTGGACCGAGTTGGCCAGCTTGTCCTCGTCGCCCCGACTCTTGGGGAACACGGCCAGACTGAAGACCGGTTTGGGGAAGTCGATGGGCCGGGCCTGGAGCTTGGTCCCCTTCTTCGCCATGGTATCGCCCACGGCTGTGCTGTGCAGTTTGGGAATGGCCACGATGTCTCCGGGAACGATCTCCTTGACCTCGCTGCTCTCCTTCCCCAGCATCTGACGGAAGGAGCTGACCCGCTCGTCCTCTTCCTTGTTGACATTGTAGATATTCTCGTCGCTGGTGGTGGTGCCGGAAAGGACCCGG from Synergistales bacterium includes:
- the fusA gene encoding elongation factor G, with translation MGTRKPEDIRTVALVGHGGAGKTALSEAILFDTDQTTRMGSIESGNTVMDFDTEEHKRQISINSAVATIPYREKTLFILDTPGYADFIGDMRSSMRVADSVVTLVSAVDGVEVQTEKAWEFSEDFRVPVAFFVSKMNRENADFDGVVGQIQEYFTDKAVPFFLPIGSEASFKGLVDILAGKAYFYGADGSREMTEGEIPAEQAEQAQSARETLVERIVESDDELMMRYLEGEEIGMEELRPALLQAIIGRELHPVIPGDSTHNVGVYQLLQTIVDILPSPVDMPPRKVLDEAGEEVECSADPSGDFLALCFKIMVDPYVGKLSFIRVLSGTTTSDENIYNVNKEEDERVSSFRQMLGKESSEVKEIVPGDIVAIPKLHSTAVGDTMAKKGTKLQARPIDFPKPVFSLAVFPKSRGDEDKLANSVHRLIEEDPTLSYEKNPETRDNVLSGMGDQHLDVMLAHIKERYGVDLDTRTPRVPYRETIRKTAKAQGRYKKQSGGRGQYGDVHIEFAPKERGEGFEFVDKIVGGVVPKTYIPAVEKGLREAFTEGLLAGYPVVDIQATLFYGSYHDVDSSEMAFKIAASMAYKEAMKSTSPVLLEPIMNIEVLVPEDYLGDVMGDLNSRRGRIMGIDARGSLQVVKAQAPLAELFRYAIILRSMTSGRGNFTMEYSHYEEVPEEITRKVIEARQAEKEEG